CCTCCTCCCATCGCATTGACCTCCATTGCCGGGATTCGAATCACCGTCATGTTGGCGGCCCACGCACTGGTCCTCGGCACCCTCCTGCTCCTGATGGGGCTCTGGCTCACGGGCCGTCCGCCACCACCCCTCAAGCCCATGCCACGGCGCTGGGTGGGACTGCTGACGGCCATCCCCACCGTGGTGGTGGCTGGCATCTGGCTGCTGACTGTCTACCCGGGAATGCTGAGTCCAGACTCGACATCCCAATGGCGTGACGCCCTTTCCGGGTCCATGGATGATGCGCATCCACTGTTCCACACCGCTTCCATCCGATTCCTCCAGAAGCTCTGGGAATCACCCGCGGCGGTGGCGCTCGCACAGATTGCCGGCCTGGGGGTGCTCGTCGGCTGGGGCTGCGCGGCGCTCGCGAGGGCAGGTGTCTCCCGAGGCATCATCGCGCTCACCGCGACGGTGTTCGCGCTGGCGCCCGTGAACGGGACGATGGCCGTCACCCTCTGGAAGGACGTCCCGTTCAGCCTCTGCATCCTGGCCCTGTGTATCTGGGTCTTCCGCTCCGCGACCGACACCACCACGCGCTGGGACGTGCCGTTCTGGGTGAGCATGGTAGTGCTGGGAGCCATGGCCATGTTGTTCCGTCACAACGGCCTGCCCGCGGTGGTCGGAACCTTCCTGGCACTGGGTCTCCTCCGGAGGGAGCGCTACAAAGCGGTGGCGCTCGCGCTCGTGGCCACGTTTGTCGTCGCCTCGGGGACCCGCTGGGTGCTGAGCCAGACGTACACCATCAAACCCTTTCCCAAGGGGATGACGCTGATCGGATTCCTGGGCGCCCATGTGGCGGCAGGAACGCACCTGGAGCCCGGCGAACGAGCCCTCCTCGAGGAGCTCCACCCGCTCGACGACAAGTGGAACTACCGCTGCTTCAGCAACGTGTTCACCATCTGGGACGGACGCTTCGACATGAACGCGCTGACCCGGCACAACAAGGCGTTGCTTCCGCTCCTCGTCCGCCTGACACAACGAGACGCAGCGCCAGTGCTCTCACACGTGCTGTGCAGCAGTTCGGTGCTGTGGAAGCTCTCGCAAGGCTCGGACCACATCAATGGTCCTCCCATCTGGAGGGGGCCCCACGGGGAACTGGACACCCTCGAGCCCGGAGCGCGACACCTTCGGTCCGACTCACTCCTTCCAGTCCTGCGTGAGCCCCTTCTCCGGTGGACCGTCCGGACGCTTGAGCCAGACCTGGCCTGGCTGCTCTGGCGCCCGGCGCTGCCGCTCTACCTGCTGCTGCTCGCCTGCGCGGTGGCATGCATCCGCCACCGGACCTGGCGGCTTGCCGCCGTGGCGCTCCCCGTCGTCTTGCACACGGCGGCGCTCGCCGCGCTCATCCCGTCACCCGACGTGCGCTATCAGTACCCCGTGTTCCTCGTGGCCCTGATGTTCGTTCCCGCGTGGCTCGCGGGGATGCGACTGAATGCGGCGCCGGCGACCGAAGCGCCGCGGCGCGCGCCTTCCGTCTCGCAGGACGCGCCGACGCTCAGGTCAGCCGGCTGACCGTGCTCCGAATCGCGCGGTGAATGACGGGCATCCGCTTGAAGAGCGTGTTCGCGCGGTCCACGAGCACGTAACGAAGCGGAGGCGCATCCCCGGGATTCACGCTCCCCACCGCTCCGCTGGCGGGAGCGGGTTTGCCCGCGACGGCCTGCTTGAGCAAGGGGTGCACGAGGGGCAGGCGCTTCAAGGCCGCGTTCATCAAATCCACCACGTCGTAGCGCAGCGGGCGCGCGGCCTCGGCCAGCGCCTGGGCGGACTCCAGGGACGCGGACGCCGCGGAGGACGGCCGACGCTCATGCGTGTCTAGCGCGCCATATGGGTCGACCATGGCCTCGCGGGAGTGCGCGAGCAGTGCGAAGAGCCGCGTCGACGGGTGCAGTGGCGCGGGCACGCCTTCGAAGAGCCGCACCAGCCAGCGGAAGTGCTGGCGCTGCTGGGACGCGGACGGGGTGATGGCATGCCCCCGCCGCGAGAAGAAGTGGACCTGGTTCGTCACCAGGAAGCGGTGTCCCCCCTGCGCGAGCCGCAGGAAGAAATCCCAGTCCGCATAGCCGGACAGGGTTTCGTTGTAGGCGTGCTGCTCCAGGACGGTTCGGCGCAGCAGCGCCGTGGGCGCGGAGACCTGGTTCGCGGCCAGCGCGTACGTCGGACAATCCCCCAGGTACGTCATGAACCCTTTGAACTGGCGGTTGGCCAGCTCTTCGCTGGAGTGGAAGCGGCCTCCGGTGGGGACCACCCCTGAGAACTCCTGTCGCGCTTCCAGCGCGGCGACGGCGTGCTGGATGAAGTCCGGGGACAGGCTGTCGTCCGACTCCAGGAACACGACGTATTCCCCGCGTGCGGCGCGGACACCCAGGTTACGAGCCCCCGCGAACCCGCGGCGGATCGGGGAGCGGACGACACGAAGCCCCTCCCCTTCAGCCGCGGACCGCTCCAGGCGCTGCAGGACCTGCATGTCGAAGGCGCTCGTGGACCCATCGTCCACGATGACGACTTCCACTTCCGGGTACGTGCTGGCGGCGACACCTTGCAGCGCGATGGGCAGGAAGATGCCCTGGTCCTGATTGATGATGACCACGCTGACCAGCGGCGACCGAGGGCTTCGCGTGGGCAGCGCCTCCCGCGCGTGGCGCTCCCAATAGGGACGGTCCACCGTCCAGCGGACGGGGGCCAGCTCCGGGCCTTCCAACGCCTTGCGCATGGCCACCACCAGCGCGTCCAGGCTGCCGTCATACTTGTGGCAGTGGACCCCGTCGACGAAGGGGCTGTCGTCACCGAAGGCCAGGCAGGCCGAGTTGAGCACCAGCCGGGTGCCCGCGACGGAAGCCTCGTAGGCCGTGAGATTCAGCGACTCATAGCTGGAGGTGATGACCACCACCCCCGCGCGCATGTGCGCTTCGCGGTCAGGACCTGGCTTGATGAAGACGAAGCGGTCCGTCAGGTCCGACGGGATGAGCGCCTTGACCTCTGCGAGGAATTCCGGGTCGAAGGCATGGCACGCCAGGATGGCCTTGCCCTGGTACTCCGGCCACGTACGCATCAACAGCACGGCACCCCGGACGAAGACATCCGGCTGCTTGAAGTGCTGGATCTTGGTGACGAACACCAGGTTGCGCTGGGTCGCGGGAACGTCGAACGGCCGGGACGACTCCGCCGGAGACTCCATGACCACCGGGGGAAACTCCACCCGCACCTTGCGCATCCACGCGTCATCGAAGCCGTAGAAACGCCGGTTGAACTCGGCGATGCATGGCAGGTGCCCCACCACGAGGTCCGCATCGAGCAAGGACTTCCGCTCGATTTCGTACCGCCCCAGGTTCTCGACCTCGAGCGTGTTGGGCTCGTGGTGCATGAGGGTGCCGTAGCTCGAGTGCAGCCGCACCGAGAGGGTGGTCTGCGCGAAGGCCAGCCCCAGGTGCTTCTCCTGCAGCGCGGCGAAGGCCCAGCCGCGGAAATCCGCGAACTCGATGACGTCGAAGCGCAAGCCCTCCGCTTCGCGCGCCTTCAGGTAACGCATCACCTCCAACGACTCACCGTGCCAACGAGAATCCCGAAAGGCTTCCGTGGGCGGATAGAAGCCATGCGCATCCGCGGTGGTCTGTTGTGGCTCGCGGAAGTCGCACAGATGCGCCTTCACCCGTCCCCCGAAGAAGAGCTCCACCTGGGCCGTCTGCACGGAAACGGTGGGCGGGAACAGGACATGGAACTCCACGTTCGCGCCGTGGCGCTGCGAGTCCATGATGAGGTTGTGCGCGACGCGGCCAATGCCCCCGGGGGTGAAGGGGTAGAGCTCATCGGTAACGAGGCAGACGCGGGTCATGCTCATGGCTGTGCGAACTCAAGGTAGTGGTTGATCGCTTGGGCACAGAGCGTCTGGGTGTAGTCCTCCAGCATCTGCGCGTACTCCTCCGGCGAACGCTCCCGGAGGCCGACGACCCGCTCCAACGCCGAGCGAATCTGTCCGAGCGAGCCGGTGCCCGCGACCTGAACCAACCGCTGAAAGGGGTGTTCATCCAGAGCCCCCAGGGTCAACGGCCCTGTCAGGCACGCCACACCGTGAGTCAGCCCCTCCAGGGCGGTCATCGGCTGGCACTCGGCGAGCGTCACGTTGAGGACGACGTCCGTCTCCCGGATGAGGTTGAACAGCTCCGAACGGTTCAACGGCCCGACGTTGATGACGGAAGCCTTGAGGGGCAGCTCCGGGCGGGCCGAGAAAGGACTGGTGACGAAGACGCGCTCCATCCCCGGCAGTGACGCGGCGACGAAGACGTTGGAATAGAAGTTCTTCCACCAGTTGTTGGGCGTGGGAACGAAAGCGGCCCGCGTCGGCGGAGCGCGGTGTCGCTGGTCCGCCGGTGCCACCCGAGGAGGAAGGTTGAGCAGGACCTTCTGGAAGAGCAGCGGCGACATCAAGTGCATCTCTGGCTTGACGCAAGCCACGGCATCAAGAAGCCCCTGCTCCCGGAGCACCAGCAAGCGGCTGAAGGTCTCCAATTCGAAGTCGAAGTGGAACTGGGCCGTGGAGCCGTGCCACACGCAGCATAGCTTGAGCGTGCTGCCGAACACGCGGCGAAGCATGTGCATGACTTCCAGGGCATTGGGCGAAAACCCCTGGAAGATGACGGACCGTGCGCCCAGCCGCTCACACGTTTCGGCGATGCGCTGGTGGTCCGCCGCGGTCAACGCGCGATTCGCGGTGATGCCAATCTTGTGTCCCGGCGCGTAGCCAGACGCAGCACGGATGCCGTACCACTCCTGGTGGAAGAGATGCACCACCCGGGAGAGCCGCGGGTCGACGTGAGCCCACGTCGTATCCAGCGGCGCATCGACAACGACGGCCTCCGCCGCGTTGTCATGCCCATACCGCGGCGCCAGCGCGTCGGCCGGCGCCCGAGCAGTCACCACCGGCTCGGCGCGAAGGCGGACCAGCTCATCCGAAAGCGACAACAAGCGCTGCCGCCGCTCCGACCGCTTCAGTTCGACCGTCAGGCGCTCCGTCAGCTCGGAGACCTGCATCCCCGTCAGGCCGTTCCCCTCCCGGAGCACCTCGCCCGCGTGCTCCGTCCACGCCCGCAGTCGGGGCAGGGACTCGACGTTCAGCGACTCCAGCGTCACCTCCCGGCGCTCGTCCCGGGGCTCCTCGACGGACTGGAGCTGGAAGAAGCGACGGCCTTGGGACGCGTTGCGCTTGAAGACGTAGACGTCATGCGTGGCCAGGAGGCCACCGCCATGATGCATGTCCCAGCCAGCGGGCGTCAGTTCCGCGTACGGGTGCAGCCAGCAGCCCTGGTGCCAGGCGTTCTCCCAAACACCGAAGGGAACAAGCTGGTTTTCGACCAGGCACAGCAATCCGCCAGGACGCACCAGCTTGCCCAGCGATTCCAGCAGGCCAGGCAGGCGCTCCGGCGGGTTGTGGATGAGGACGGACACGGTGAACACCACGTCGAACGTCCTGTCCCCCACCGCCGTCAGGGCATCCGGCCCACAGAAGAGCCGCTCTTCCACGGGCTCCAGCCCCACGGGCGGCGCGTGCCGCAGGGGCTCCATCATCGCCTCGGAGAAGTCGTAGCCGTGGTAGCGAACGCCTTCGAGGGACGCCAGATAGGAGGCATGCCGCCCGAAGCCGCAGCCAAACTCCAGGACGTCCAGCGGCCTCCCCAGCGCGCGTTGCTCGGTCTGCATCAGCTTCGTGAGCAGCGCCTCTTGTTGGCCATACCCGGGGTTGCCCGCGTCCTGGCGCGTGCGGATCATCTCTCGATAGGTGTAGCCGCTCGTGGCCTTCCAATACTGGCTGCTTGCCGCTTCTTCCGGCTGCGACTGCCGCGGGGCGCTCGGCTCCGGCGACGACGCGATGTGAAGATGGGTGTCATCCCGCATGGTGGAGATTCCTTCTGCCGCGGCCCCCTGGGCCAATGTTCGACCGCCAGCGCCCCTGTGTTCAGCTGGCGTGTTCCAAGGATGAAGCCCGGTCATCCAGCGTCGCCGCTGGGTGCGCACCTGTGTTCAGCAAGCCCTTCATGACCCGGTCTACCTCGGCCTCCCACGACGTCCGGCTGACCCGCTCCGCGGCATTCGTACCGAGCCGGGCCCGGAGCGCGCCGTTGGAGACGGCGTCGCGAAGCCGGGCCAGTACGCCACTCGGGGTCGGCTCGGCAAGCAGGCAGTTCTCACCGTGCGTCAGCAACCACCGATTGGTGGGATTGTCGTTCGTGACGACCGTGACACCGCAAGCCATCATCTCCAACGGCAGGTACGACGGATGCCGGGTGAACATGAAACACAACCCGACATCACACTCGCGGTAGAGCGCCCCCGTCCGTTCCGCCGGCAACATTCCCAGATTGGTGACAAGCCCCCTGACGCCGTAGGCCTCGGGGTCCCACTCCGCGCCCGCCGCGAGCACCTCGACGGCGGGGCCCAGCTCCCGCTTGAGCTGCGCCAACGCGGCCAACCCCAGCTCGAAGCCGTTGCGCTCATTGCCCGGGCGTCCGTAGAAGAACACACGCACAGGACCCTGGCGCGGTGGCCGGCGCGGATGAAACAAGGTCCCATCCACGGCGGGCTCGAACCAGGCGCCCTCCATCCCATGCAGGCCCACGACGTGTTCGTAGAGCCCGGGCGTGTTGAAGATGCCGTAGAAGCCCAGGCCATACGTCTGCTCGGCCAGCGCGGAGGGGGTGCCCGCCGCATGGAACAGCGGTTCGTAATCCTGGACGAAGTAGCCGCGAAGGCCCGCCCGCGGGTGGTGCAGCACGCGATAGGCGGAGGTCCACGCGGTGGCCAGCGCCAGATCGCATGCGGGCAGGAGCGCCACGTCCTCTGGCCGACGCAGCACGCGCACCGCCCCGACCGCGCCCGGGCAGATGGCCGCCACGCGGGCCTCGATGTCACCGGGCCTCACGTTCGGCTGGTCGTAGATGACGAAGTCGCTGCGCACGCCGTGGCGGCGCTGCATCAGGTCCGCGAAGCGGAAGATGGTGTGGATGCCCGCGTAGACATGGCCGAAGGCGGGAACGAACCAGGTTGCCGTCTCCACCCGCCCCTTCGCGCGCAGCGCCGCCAGCGCCGCCGGCGCCGACTCGCGCGAGGTCTGGGCCTGTTCGGGCGTGAAGTCCCACGCCTCCAGGTGCTCGATGAGGTGCCGCTGTGCCCGCGCACGCTGCTCGCCCCGGACATCCCGCGCGCTCGGAACGTCGCGCCCCAGCGTCCGGACCGCCAGTTGCTCGCCATCCTCCGGATGTCGGCGGAGGCCGCAGTCCGTGGCCGTCAGCGTGAGGTGCGGGTTGTAGTAGGGGTCGCCCTTCGGCCCCAGCCACGGCCGGTAGGCAGCATAGGACAGCCAGTAGTCCGCTTCGGGAATGGCGTCCGCACGCCGGCTGGCCGACTCATGATGAATGAGCCGCGTCTGCGCCGTGCACACCACGCGGAGGCCCTGGGCATTCAGCCGCAGGCCCAGCTCCACGTCACTGCCACACACCTGGAAACGCTCGTCGAAGCCCCCCAGCGACTCGAAGACCTCGCGGCGGAGGATGACGCACGCGCTGGTGACGGACAGCCAGTTCCGCGTCCATTCGGTGTGCCCGAACGGAGTGGAGATGGGCCCCTCCGGCAGCCGCCAGAAAGGATGTCCCGCGAAGCCCGTCATCCCCACCACGACGCCCGCATGCTGCACGGTGCCCTCGGGGAAGAGCAGCTTGCACCCCACCGCGCCCACCTCGGGCCGCTGGGCCTGGGAGACCAGCTCATCCAGCCAGGAGGGGTCCACCACCTCCATGTCGTTGTTGAGGAAGAGCAGCAGCTCCCCGGAGGCCTGCTTCGCGGCCCAGTTGTTGATGGCCGGGTAGTTGAAGGGGTGGTCCCACGTCAGCTTCACCAGCCGCGGGTCCACCCACTGCTCCAGCAGCGCGAATGTCTCTGGCCGGGTGCTGTTGTTGGAGACGAGCAACACCTCGAAATGGGGGTAGCGGGTCTGCGCCAGGAGGCTGTCCACCAGCGTGCGCAGCAGGTCCGGGCGGTCCTTGAACGGGACGATGATGGAGACCTTCGGCGTGCCCCGCACCGGATAGCGGACCCGGTACTGAATGGGCGCCGGGCTCGTCACCTCCGCGGACTCCCCCTGGCGCGCCAGGTGCTCCGACAGCGCCCGCACGCCCGCCTTCGTCGCCGTGTCCAGCCCAGCGCCCCGGCTGGCCGAAGCCGCCGACCCCTCACGTGCGTGGTACAGCGGCTCCGTGATGTGACCAATGGACGAGGTGGCCTCGCTCAGCCGTAGCATCAGGTCATGGCCCTGAGCGCCATCGAAGCCCTCTCGCAGACCGCCCACCTGCGCCAGCGTCTCGCGACGGACCACCAGGAAGTGACGGACGTAGTCCACGGAGCGCAACAGGTCGGGCGACCAGTCCGGCTTGAAGAACGGCGCGGAGCGGTGGCCCTGCGCGTCCAAGCCGTCCTCGTCCGTGTAGAGGAGCGCGAGCTCGGGCTGCGCCAGGAACGCCAGCGCCACCTCGGCCAGTGCATGCGGTGAGAGCGTGTCCTCGGCGCCCAGGAACCCCACGAAGTCCCCACGGCACGCCGCGAACCCTTCGTTGGTGGCCCGGGCCGTGTCCCCTTCGGATGACGCGGTGAGGACGCGGATGCGAGACTCCCGCTCCGCCGCTTCCCGGAGGATGCGCGCCAGGTGCGGCGCGGTGCTGGCGTCATCCACCAGGAGCCATTCCCAGTCGGCGTACACCTGAGAGCTCACCGAGGCGAGGCACTCACGAAGGAAGGCTTCCGAGGCATCGTGGACCGGCGTGACCAGCGAGATGAGCGGGCGCCGCGACAGCCGCGCGACGGCTTCCTGTGCCGCGGTGACACGCGCCGGCTCCCGCGCCGCGCACCAGGCGGGGTAGTCCGCCAGCGACGGCGGCTGTGGCGGTGCCGTCCGCGTGCCCAGGAGGTTGGCGAGCGCGAGCACCGACTCGGCATTGAAACGGGACTGCCGCCGCAGCACCTCGCCCCACAGTGGCTGGGTGACGCGGAGGGCGCCGGGCAGGGTCCGGCCCGCCAGCGGCTCGCGCAGCGCTTCGACGTCCGCGACATGGCGGCGGGCCTCGGCTTCTCCTGGCGCCTGGGCACCCGCCGCCGCGCGGATGGCCTCCACCATGGCCAGGTTCCACCGGGCCTGCCCCTGAAGCACGGCCTCCAGCACGGGCCCCAACGTGTAGAGGTAGCCCCGCTTGGCGAAGCCCACCAGCGCTCCCGCCACGCGGCCGCGATGCGACCCCACCACCCACCGGGTGGGCACCGCCAGCGGCTCCAGTTGAGCGACGGCCCAGGAGGACACGTCATCGCGCAGGCCCAGGGCCCGATGCACCGTCAGGTACTCCAGCACCCGCACGAGCGCGCGGTTGAAGTTCCCCTGAGGCCGAAGCATCTCGACGTGGAACGGCTCCAACCCGTTGACGAAGGCACGCTTGGCGGACGTCACCAGCGTGCCCCCACGCGCCCGATGAGACGCCGGGATGGAGAACGCAGCCGGGTCCGCCAGCCTCGCGGCTTCCTGGAGAGAGGACATGCCCTGGCCGCCGTCGGGGAGCGCGCGGTGGAGGTGCTCCGTCGCCAGGCGCAGCGCGCCTTCCAGGGCGCTGCGCTCATCACACTGTTCGGGCGCGCACGGCTGACGCTCCTCCAGCACCTTC
Above is a genomic segment from Myxococcus xanthus containing:
- a CDS encoding glycosyltransferase: MSMTRVCLVTDELYPFTPGGIGRVAHNLIMDSQRHGANVEFHVLFPPTVSVQTAQVELFFGGRVKAHLCDFREPQQTTADAHGFYPPTEAFRDSRWHGESLEVMRYLKAREAEGLRFDVIEFADFRGWAFAALQEKHLGLAFAQTTLSVRLHSSYGTLMHHEPNTLEVENLGRYEIERKSLLDADLVVGHLPCIAEFNRRFYGFDDAWMRKVRVEFPPVVMESPAESSRPFDVPATQRNLVFVTKIQHFKQPDVFVRGAVLLMRTWPEYQGKAILACHAFDPEFLAEVKALIPSDLTDRFVFIKPGPDREAHMRAGVVVITSSYESLNLTAYEASVAGTRLVLNSACLAFGDDSPFVDGVHCHKYDGSLDALVVAMRKALEGPELAPVRWTVDRPYWERHAREALPTRSPRSPLVSVVIINQDQGIFLPIALQGVAASTYPEVEVVIVDDGSTSAFDMQVLQRLERSAAEGEGLRVVRSPIRRGFAGARNLGVRAARGEYVVFLESDDSLSPDFIQHAVAALEARQEFSGVVPTGGRFHSSEELANRQFKGFMTYLGDCPTYALAANQVSAPTALLRRTVLEQHAYNETLSGYADWDFFLRLAQGGHRFLVTNQVHFFSRRGHAITPSASQQRQHFRWLVRLFEGVPAPLHPSTRLFALLAHSREAMVDPYGALDTHERRPSSAASASLESAQALAEAARPLRYDVVDLMNAALKRLPLVHPLLKQAVAGKPAPASGAVGSVNPGDAPPLRYVLVDRANTLFKRMPVIHRAIRSTVSRLT
- a CDS encoding class I SAM-dependent methyltransferase — its product is MRDDTHLHIASSPEPSAPRQSQPEEAASSQYWKATSGYTYREMIRTRQDAGNPGYGQQEALLTKLMQTEQRALGRPLDVLEFGCGFGRHASYLASLEGVRYHGYDFSEAMMEPLRHAPPVGLEPVEERLFCGPDALTAVGDRTFDVVFTVSVLIHNPPERLPGLLESLGKLVRPGGLLCLVENQLVPFGVWENAWHQGCWLHPYAELTPAGWDMHHGGGLLATHDVYVFKRNASQGRRFFQLQSVEEPRDERREVTLESLNVESLPRLRAWTEHAGEVLREGNGLTGMQVSELTERLTVELKRSERRQRLLSLSDELVRLRAEPVVTARAPADALAPRYGHDNAAEAVVVDAPLDTTWAHVDPRLSRVVHLFHQEWYGIRAASGYAPGHKIGITANRALTAADHQRIAETCERLGARSVIFQGFSPNALEVMHMLRRVFGSTLKLCCVWHGSTAQFHFDFELETFSRLLVLREQGLLDAVACVKPEMHLMSPLLFQKVLLNLPPRVAPADQRHRAPPTRAAFVPTPNNWWKNFYSNVFVAASLPGMERVFVTSPFSARPELPLKASVINVGPLNRSELFNLIRETDVVLNVTLAECQPMTALEGLTHGVACLTGPLTLGALDEHPFQRLVQVAGTGSLGQIRSALERVVGLRERSPEEYAQMLEDYTQTLCAQAINHYLEFAQP
- the rfbC gene encoding O-antigen biosynthesis protein RfbC, producing MWQKWADVTQGHVAAPGPGDFAQMVAVLRKVLEERQPCAPEQCDERSALEGALRLATEHLHRALPDGGQGMSSLQEAARLADPAAFSIPASHRARGGTLVTSAKRAFVNGLEPFHVEMLRPQGNFNRALVRVLEYLTVHRALGLRDDVSSWAVAQLEPLAVPTRWVVGSHRGRVAGALVGFAKRGYLYTLGPVLEAVLQGQARWNLAMVEAIRAAAGAQAPGEAEARRHVADVEALREPLAGRTLPGALRVTQPLWGEVLRRQSRFNAESVLALANLLGTRTAPPQPPSLADYPAWCAAREPARVTAAQEAVARLSRRPLISLVTPVHDASEAFLRECLASVSSQVYADWEWLLVDDASTAPHLARILREAAERESRIRVLTASSEGDTARATNEGFAACRGDFVGFLGAEDTLSPHALAEVALAFLAQPELALLYTDEDGLDAQGHRSAPFFKPDWSPDLLRSVDYVRHFLVVRRETLAQVGGLREGFDGAQGHDLMLRLSEATSSIGHITEPLYHAREGSAASASRGAGLDTATKAGVRALSEHLARQGESAEVTSPAPIQYRVRYPVRGTPKVSIIVPFKDRPDLLRTLVDSLLAQTRYPHFEVLLVSNNSTRPETFALLEQWVDPRLVKLTWDHPFNYPAINNWAAKQASGELLLFLNNDMEVVDPSWLDELVSQAQRPEVGAVGCKLLFPEGTVQHAGVVVGMTGFAGHPFWRLPEGPISTPFGHTEWTRNWLSVTSACVILRREVFESLGGFDERFQVCGSDVELGLRLNAQGLRVVCTAQTRLIHHESASRRADAIPEADYWLSYAAYRPWLGPKGDPYYNPHLTLTATDCGLRRHPEDGEQLAVRTLGRDVPSARDVRGEQRARAQRHLIEHLEAWDFTPEQAQTSRESAPAALAALRAKGRVETATWFVPAFGHVYAGIHTIFRFADLMQRRHGVRSDFVIYDQPNVRPGDIEARVAAICPGAVGAVRVLRRPEDVALLPACDLALATAWTSAYRVLHHPRAGLRGYFVQDYEPLFHAAGTPSALAEQTYGLGFYGIFNTPGLYEHVVGLHGMEGAWFEPAVDGTLFHPRRPPRQGPVRVFFYGRPGNERNGFELGLAALAQLKRELGPAVEVLAAGAEWDPEAYGVRGLVTNLGMLPAERTGALYRECDVGLCFMFTRHPSYLPLEMMACGVTVVTNDNPTNRWLLTHGENCLLAEPTPSGVLARLRDAVSNGALRARLGTNAAERVSRTSWEAEVDRVMKGLLNTGAHPAATLDDRASSLEHAS